One region of Scomber scombrus chromosome 10, fScoSco1.1, whole genome shotgun sequence genomic DNA includes:
- the LOC133987920 gene encoding N-acetyltransferase family 8 member 3: protein MAQKNDFQFSIREYRPSDEHGVVSLFRDGILENIYPAFFKALSHPDHIGVALSISMAGYILGGSSYFQAVLFGSAWAGLIYYCCHEIYETYMLRRLSTDMANIQASYLDNPDNGFWVAEDGANDQSKVVGIVAVMGKKGGDENERCDDLNGGVMRGGSDFAQDAGDGSYGEMSGVVVAFPRRRKNLGLQLTQKALDFCKERGYSRLVLDISSTQTAAISLYQKLGFVQTASHSNTHANRWFSKLARINVMRMEKFI from the exons ATGGCCCAGAAAAATGACT TTCAATTCTCCATCAGGGAATATAGACCCTCAGATGAACATGGAGTCGTGTCACTCTTTCGTGATGGCATTCTCGAAAATATTTACCCGGCCTTCTTCAAGGCCTTGAGCCACCCAGACCACATTGGTGTGGCTCTGAGTATTTCCATGGCTGGCTACATACTGGGAGGCAGCTCCTACTTCCAAGCTGTACTCTTTGGCAGTGCATGGGCTGGCCTCATTTATTACTGCTGCCATGAGATCTATGAAACCTACATGTTGAGGAGGCTGAGCACAGACATGGCCAACATTCAAGCCAGCTACCTGGACAACCCAGATAACGGTTTCTGGGTGGCGGAGGACGGCGCCAACGACCAGTCCAAAGTGGTGGGGATAGTGGCGGTGAtggggaagaaaggaggggatGAAAACGAGAGGTGTGACGACTTGAACGGAGGAGTGATGAGAGGAGGCTCCGACTTCGCCCAAGACGCTGGAGATGGAAGTTACGGCGAGATGTCCGGCGTGGTCGTGGCGTTTCCGAGGCGCCGCAAAAACCTGGGCTTACAGTTGACACAGAAGGCGTTGGACTTCTGCAAAGAGCGAGGCTACAGCCGCCTCGTTCTGGACATCAGCTCAACGCAGACGGCGGCCATTTCCCTCTATCAAAAATTAGGCTTTGTTCAAACTGCATCCCACAGTAACACACATGCTAATCGCTGGTTCTCCAAACTGGCAAGAATAAATGTGATGCGAATGGAGaagttcatttaa